Proteins from a genomic interval of Antedon mediterranea chromosome 5, ecAntMedi1.1, whole genome shotgun sequence:
- the LOC140048849 gene encoding uncharacterized protein → MEVFLKSKNVDDDVINVLKENDVDMEVLRTVTEQDLKDIGITSFGKRRKLYIVITKLNSMPEETYVNVNSISKSLSTVSTQTEHLTQSEPPIPSPPEQENDAPNSWMSTELYYATDNEAPNAPSTSYIIPSASENINDHQNAKHMKPLEWAPLIFDLESALGHHVEGRKYLSVKDSGLPPTSKQRKLIVNLGVASLVEQRGLYPTSPEKILLAKEIVRVFPATKDTTPGMEGHEHFYKGAAGFIEYRLKNLRLSCRPVKKYARRKKLKQDERPMEIEMQPLQPTIKMEDQIKEKINLEFEMFHKEKVNNFTSTWSSYFVNRILAHGRRESQNITDLIESYENGNSDLCAFLVVFKLLHGNASAKRDHMERMQSDGISTTMDFLIQYVPEGTDVDEFACNKGSIFTQPFILAVGPKLCPTQYYVVIDHMAVEAGLTAVDGFDISFKAHCIFNLEYSSWTQKFWQFIGLHVFEMPISTTSIVRCLGSTIKNTSV, encoded by the exons ATGGAAGTATTTTTGAAATCGAAAAACGTGGACGATGATGTTATAAATGTTCTTAAAG aaaatgATGTTGACATGGAGGTTCTAAGAACAGTTACAGAACAAGACTTAAAGGACATTGGTATTACATCATTTGGCAAAAGAAGGAAACTGTACATAGTTATTACAAAGCTTAATAGTATGCCTGAAGAAACTTAT GTAAATGTTAATAGTATTAGTAAATCACTTTCAACTGTATCTACACAAACTGAACATTTGACACAATCTGAGCCACCTATACCATCACCCCCAGAGCAGGAGAATGATGCTCCTAACTCCTGGATGAGCACTGAATTGTACTATGCAACA GATAATGAAGCACCAAATGCACCCAGCACATCATATATAATTCCCTCTGCTTCTGAAAATATAAATGATCATCAAAATGCAAAGCACATGAAGCCTTTAGAATGGGCACCTCTC ATTTTTGATCTTGAGAGTGCTTTAGGACACCATGTTGAAGGACGGAAGTACCTCAGTGTTAAAGACAGTGGTCTACCACCAACGAGCAAACAAAGAAAATTGATTGTTAATTTAGGCGTTGCTTCTTTAGTAGAGCAAAGAGGACT ATATCCGACGTcacctgaaaaaatattgttagccAAAGAAATTGTCAGAGTGTTTCCAGCAACTAAGGATACAACACCTGGTATGGAGGGACAT GAGCATTTTTACAAAGGGGCAGCTGGATTCATAGAATACAGGTTAAAGAACTTGAGACTGTCTTGCAGACCAGTTAAAAAATATGCAAGAAGAAAAAAACTGAAACAAGATGAACGACCTATGGAGATTGAAATGCAGCCACTACAACCAACAATCAAAATGGAAGATCAAATAAAAGAAAAG ATAAATTTAGAATTTGAAATGTTTCATAAAGAGAAAGTTAACAATTTTACTTCAACATGGAGTTCATATTTTGTTAACCGGATACTAGCCCATGGAAGGAGAGAAAGTCAGAATATTACAGATTTGATCGAAAGTTACGAGAATGGCAACA GTGATCTTTGTGCATTCCTTGTGGTTTTTAAACTTCTTCATGGTAATGCATCGGCCAAAAGAGACCATATGGAAAGGATGCAAAGTGATGGAATATCGACAACGAtggattttttaattcaatatgtTCCT GAAGGAACGGATGTAGATGAGTTTGCTTGCAACAAGGGGAGTATTTTCACGCAGCCATTTATACTCGCAGTTGGACCTAAACTATGCCCTACTCAATACTACGTAGTAATTGATCACATGGCTGTGGAGGCTGGACTAACAGCAGTTGATGGATTTGACATTAGTTTTAAAGcccattgtatttttaatttagagTATTCGAGTTGGACACAAAAATTCTGGCAGTTCATTGGATTGCATGTTTTTGAGATGCCAATTTCTACAACATCAATTGTCCGGTGTTTAGGGTCAACAATAAAAAACACATCGGTATGA